The Synchiropus splendidus isolate RoL2022-P1 chromosome 1, RoL_Sspl_1.0, whole genome shotgun sequence genome includes a window with the following:
- the ccnt2b gene encoding cyclin-T2b isoform X4, with the protein MAVHRGPSTKWLFTREQLENTPSRRCGIEADRELSYRQQAANLIQDIGQRLNVSQLIINTAIVYMHRFYMIHPITKFHKNVISQTSLFLASKVEEQPRKLEHVIKIAYACLNPQEPALDTKSTAFQQLSQEVVAVESIILQTLGFEITIDHPHTDVVRCSQLVRASKDLAQTSYFMATNRLLSCYHYCTVMAHYCFLNCRDPRPVSNALLGLGSRDPPLWGSTCQAAVRCIVQGPSVGTEGLNAQCGV; encoded by the exons ATGGCGGTGCACCGGGGACCCTCGACGAAATGGCTCTTCACCCGGGAACAGCTGGAAAACACGCCGTCTCGACGATGCGGGATCGAGGCAGACAGGGAGCTATCGTACCGACAACAAGCTGCTAACTTGATCCAGGACATCGGTCAGCGACTCAACGT CTCCCAACTAATCATTAACACTGCTATTGTATATATGCACAGGTTTTATATGATCCATCCCATCACTAAATTCCATAAAAAT GTTATTTCGCAGACATCGCTGTTCCTGGCCTCTAAAGTGGAGGAGCAGCCCAGGAAGTTGGAGCATGTTATTAAAATAGCCTATGCCTGCTTGAACCCCCAAGAACCTGCCCTGGATACCAAGAGCACA GCATTTCAGCAGCTGTCACAGGAGGTGGTCGCTGTCGAATCGATTATTCTACAAACACTAG GTTTTGAAATTACAATTGATCATCCACACACAGATGTGGTGAGGTGCTCCCAGCTAGTACGAG CGAGCAAGGATTTGGCACAGACTTCCTATTTCATGGCTACCAACAGGTTATTATCCTGTTACCATTATTGCACTGTAATGGCACACTATTGCTTCCTGAACTGCAGGGACCCCCGACCTGTGTCCAACGCCCTGCTCGGCCTCGGCTCCCGGGACCCCCCGCTCTGGGGCAGTACCTGCCAGGCTGCTGTGCGGTGTATTGTACAAGGGCCCAGTGTTGGCACAGAGGGGTTGAATGCACAATGTGGAGTGTAG